The Paenibacillus macerans genome includes a window with the following:
- a CDS encoding DAK2 domain-containing protein, whose product MSKRSLNGTDFTAMVLAGAKRLSEHAEHVNSLNVFPVPDGDTGTNMNLTMTAGVTELQNNGSGGVGSRAGTLSKGLLMGARGNSGVILSQLFRGFSRHVASLEELNPIQFASALQSGVDTAYKAVVKPVEGTILTVAKEAAKHAVFYARRTHDITELMGEVLAKAKEALAGTPELLPVLKQVGVVDSGGQGLVYIYEGFMEWLSGEGAAEAWPGQAPLKPAAPEILQPAPAAAVHAPAPAQAKLETEDIEFLYDMEFFINRKLGGVQGAVFDEEKFRKALSLNGDSIIVIADDEIIKVHVHSKTPGDVLNLALQYGEITQIHILNMREQHRELLTAGMDAAPMPELFADIPAETLRPADPAELPADELAPYGFIAVASGQGIADIFTSLGVDVVLSGGQTMNPSTEDFVKAIESISAQHVFVLPNNSNIILAAQQARDLLEGERNVIVVPSKSIPQGIAAAFAFQEEENVEVNESNMLSAVQHVKTGQVTYAVRDTMFDDLKITAGHYIGIADAKIVATEEGLLETCQGLLDKMLAGGDEIVTVLAGEEAEEEMTDRLVAWLQDKYPDVEVEVHSGGQPIYYYLFSVES is encoded by the coding sequence GTGCAAAGCGGCTGTCGGAGCATGCGGAGCACGTCAATTCCCTGAACGTATTCCCGGTTCCCGACGGGGACACCGGTACGAATATGAATTTGACGATGACGGCTGGCGTAACCGAATTGCAGAATAACGGAAGCGGAGGTGTCGGCAGCAGAGCGGGAACCTTGTCCAAAGGTTTGCTCATGGGCGCCCGCGGGAACTCCGGCGTTATCTTGTCCCAGTTGTTCCGCGGTTTCAGCCGCCATGTCGCTTCGTTGGAGGAACTGAATCCGATTCAATTCGCCTCCGCCCTGCAAAGCGGCGTGGATACCGCTTATAAAGCGGTAGTGAAGCCGGTGGAGGGAACGATTTTGACGGTGGCGAAGGAAGCGGCCAAACACGCGGTTTTTTACGCGAGAAGAACTCATGATATCACGGAGCTGATGGGCGAGGTGCTGGCCAAAGCCAAGGAAGCTCTTGCCGGTACGCCGGAATTGCTGCCCGTGCTGAAACAGGTTGGCGTCGTCGATTCGGGCGGTCAAGGACTTGTGTATATTTATGAAGGATTTATGGAATGGCTGTCCGGTGAAGGCGCGGCTGAAGCCTGGCCGGGACAAGCTCCGCTTAAGCCCGCGGCTCCGGAAATCCTCCAGCCTGCTCCGGCGGCTGCGGTGCATGCGCCCGCGCCGGCCCAAGCCAAGCTGGAAACCGAGGATATCGAGTTTTTATACGATATGGAATTTTTTATCAACCGCAAGCTTGGCGGCGTGCAGGGGGCCGTTTTTGACGAGGAGAAGTTCCGGAAAGCGCTGTCGCTGAATGGGGATTCCATTATTGTGATCGCCGACGACGAGATTATTAAGGTGCATGTCCATTCCAAAACGCCGGGCGATGTGCTTAATTTGGCGCTGCAGTACGGCGAAATAACGCAGATCCATATTTTGAACATGCGGGAGCAGCATCGCGAATTGCTCACCGCGGGCATGGACGCCGCTCCGATGCCGGAGCTGTTCGCCGACATTCCGGCGGAAACGCTGCGGCCGGCGGACCCGGCCGAATTGCCGGCCGATGAGCTGGCGCCTTACGGATTTATCGCCGTCGCTTCGGGGCAAGGCATTGCCGATATTTTCACCAGCTTGGGCGTTGACGTCGTTTTGTCCGGCGGACAGACGATGAATCCGAGCACGGAGGACTTCGTGAAAGCGATCGAGTCCATTTCGGCCCAGCACGTGTTCGTGCTTCCGAACAATTCGAACATTATTTTGGCGGCGCAGCAGGCCCGCGACCTGCTTGAAGGGGAACGCAACGTCATCGTTGTTCCGAGCAAGAGCATTCCGCAGGGTATTGCGGCGGCGTTCGCTTTCCAGGAGGAAGAGAACGTAGAGGTCAACGAATCGAATATGCTGAGCGCGGTGCAGCATGTAAAAACGGGGCAGGTGACTTATGCCGTTCGCGATACGATGTTTGACGATCTGAAAATTACGGCCGGGCATTACATCGGGATTGCGGACGCGAAAATCGTAGCTACGGAAGAGGGGCTGTTGGAAACCTGCCAGGGGCTGCTGGACAAAATGCTGGCCGGCGGCGATGAAATCGTCACCGTCCTGGCGGGCGAGGAAGCCGAGGAAGAAATGACGGACCGGCTCGTGGCCTGGCTGCAAGACAAGTATCCGGATGTCGAAGTGGAGGTTCACTCCGGCGGGCAACCGATCTACTACTATCTGTTTTCGGTGGAATCCTGA
- a CDS encoding DegV family protein encodes MRQAVIVADSTADIPQSIASELGIHIVPMRLAFGDQSFVEGVDITAEEFYAKLTKSRELPTTSQTSPSQYAEVYRGLLDAHPGAPIISIHISSGMSGTYQSARLAKEMIEEELGQESGITVIDSLCASYGFGLQVVHAARLAGQGATVERIREEVERLGRERRLYFLVDTLEYLQKGGRIGKAAAILGNLLNIKPILSVDREGVIYAVDKARGRKKALSRVIELFVNDFGESKDLNVAVCDGVNPEGAAEMLSLLSQHFTLHEVVRTSIGAVVGTHVGPGILAVFMWPASGAGE; translated from the coding sequence ATGCGGCAGGCGGTTATTGTGGCCGACAGCACGGCGGATATTCCGCAGTCCATCGCTTCGGAGCTAGGCATTCATATCGTGCCGATGCGGCTGGCCTTCGGCGATCAATCTTTTGTTGAAGGCGTCGATATTACTGCGGAGGAGTTTTACGCTAAACTGACGAAGTCGCGCGAGCTGCCGACGACTTCGCAAACTTCGCCTTCCCAATATGCGGAAGTGTACCGAGGCCTGTTGGATGCCCATCCCGGCGCGCCGATCATCTCGATCCATATCTCCTCCGGCATGAGCGGTACATACCAATCGGCGCGGCTCGCCAAGGAAATGATTGAGGAGGAGCTGGGTCAAGAGTCCGGCATTACCGTTATCGACTCCCTCTGCGCATCCTACGGGTTTGGGCTGCAGGTCGTCCATGCGGCCAGGCTCGCGGGACAAGGGGCGACGGTGGAACGGATTCGCGAAGAGGTGGAGCGGCTCGGACGGGAACGCCGCCTTTATTTTCTCGTCGATACGCTGGAGTATTTGCAAAAAGGCGGCCGGATCGGCAAAGCGGCGGCGATTTTGGGAAATTTGCTCAATATCAAGCCGATTTTGTCGGTGGACCGGGAAGGCGTGATTTATGCCGTCGATAAGGCCCGGGGCCGGAAAAAGGCGCTGTCCCGCGTTATTGAGTTGTTCGTGAACGACTTCGGCGAGAGCAAGGATTTGAACGTGGCGGTGTGCGACGGCGTGAACCCGGAAGGCGCGGCGGAGATGCTGAGCCTGCTATCGCAGCATTTTACGCTGCACGAGGTTGTTCGCACGAGCATCGGCGCCGTGGTGGGGACGCATGTGGGGCCCGGCATTTTGGCCGTGTTTATGTGGCCGGCTTCCGGGGCCGGCGAGTAG
- the recG gene encoding ATP-dependent DNA helicase RecG, which translates to MDLHEIPVRQVSGVSALKQEELHAFGIFTVNDLIEYYPFRYEDYRLRSLTEVKDGDRVTVQAKIMGVPVLQRYGRKSRLTCKMVAEDWMFTATWFNRHFLRDQLTSGREIILTGKWDMRRSQLTVSESEFPDRGTLRSGSLQPVYSVGGKITQAWIRKTIGQALLQYGEMIPEILPQELLRKYGHMSRKFAIQRIHQPQDNEEGQQARRRMVYEELFLFQLKLQAYRAMNHERMDGVAHTVDNATVREFVRSLPFELTDAQKKVELEILRDMRSPYCMNRLLQGDVGSGKTVIAAIALFAAVKSGHQGAFMVPTEILAEQHMRSLTKLFEPFGITVGLLTGSLTGRKRKDLLASLQMGLVEIVVGTHALIQEDVFFRSLSLVVTDEQHRFGVNQRSILRRKGFNPDVLTMTATPIPRTLAITAFGDMDVSTLSERPKGRKPISTYWVKHEMMDRVLGFISREVLQGRQAYVICPLIEESDKLDVQNAIDLYVAMQQAFPDFRVGLLHGRMTAAEKDEVMRAFYDNEVQLLVSTTVVEVGVDVPNATLMIVMDADRFGLSQLHQLRGRVGRGEHASYCVLIADPKSEVGQERMKVMTDTDDGFEVARRDLELRGPGDFFGTKQSGVPDFRIADMVSDYAVLEAARDDAARLVADASFWTSPEYGALRDYLRREQVFQGELID; encoded by the coding sequence ATGGATTTGCATGAAATTCCCGTGAGGCAAGTCAGCGGCGTGAGCGCTCTTAAACAGGAGGAGCTTCACGCCTTTGGCATCTTTACGGTGAATGATTTGATCGAATATTATCCGTTCCGGTACGAGGATTACCGCCTCCGCTCCCTGACGGAAGTGAAGGACGGGGACAGAGTGACGGTGCAGGCGAAGATCATGGGCGTCCCCGTTCTGCAGCGGTATGGCCGCAAATCGCGGTTAACCTGCAAAATGGTCGCTGAGGACTGGATGTTTACGGCGACCTGGTTCAACCGTCATTTTTTGCGGGATCAGCTGACGAGCGGCCGGGAGATCATTTTGACGGGAAAATGGGATATGCGCCGCAGCCAATTGACCGTATCGGAATCGGAGTTTCCGGATCGCGGGACGCTGCGCAGCGGCAGCCTGCAGCCGGTGTATTCGGTCGGCGGAAAAATTACGCAGGCATGGATTCGCAAGACGATCGGGCAGGCGCTGCTGCAGTACGGGGAGATGATTCCGGAAATTTTGCCGCAGGAGCTGCTGCGCAAGTACGGCCACATGTCCCGCAAGTTTGCGATTCAGCGCATTCACCAGCCGCAGGACAACGAAGAGGGACAGCAGGCCCGCCGCCGCATGGTGTACGAGGAGCTGTTTTTGTTTCAGCTGAAGCTGCAGGCGTACCGGGCGATGAACCACGAGCGGATGGACGGCGTGGCGCATACCGTGGACAACGCCACGGTGCGGGAGTTCGTGCGCAGCTTGCCGTTTGAGCTGACCGACGCGCAGAAGAAGGTGGAGCTGGAAATTTTGCGCGACATGCGTTCCCCGTACTGCATGAACCGGCTGCTTCAGGGGGACGTCGGCTCGGGCAAAACGGTCATCGCGGCGATCGCTTTATTCGCGGCGGTGAAATCGGGCCACCAGGGAGCCTTTATGGTTCCGACCGAAATTTTGGCGGAGCAGCATATGCGTTCCTTGACGAAGCTGTTTGAACCGTTCGGCATTACGGTCGGGCTTCTGACCGGCAGCTTGACGGGCCGCAAGCGCAAGGATCTGCTGGCTTCGCTGCAGATGGGGCTGGTCGAAATCGTCGTCGGCACGCACGCGCTGATTCAGGAGGACGTGTTTTTCCGCTCGCTCAGCCTCGTCGTCACCGACGAGCAGCACCGTTTTGGCGTCAACCAGCGCAGCATTTTGCGGCGCAAAGGCTTTAATCCCGATGTGCTGACGATGACGGCGACGCCGATCCCGCGCACGCTGGCGATCACCGCCTTCGGCGACATGGACGTTTCGACCTTGTCGGAGCGGCCGAAAGGGCGCAAGCCGATCTCCACGTATTGGGTCAAACACGAGATGATGGACCGCGTGCTCGGTTTTATTTCCCGGGAAGTATTGCAAGGCCGGCAGGCTTACGTCATCTGCCCGCTCATCGAAGAATCGGACAAGCTCGACGTGCAGAATGCCATCGATTTGTACGTGGCGATGCAGCAGGCATTCCCGGACTTCCGGGTCGGCCTGCTGCACGGGCGGATGACGGCGGCCGAAAAGGACGAGGTAATGCGGGCGTTTTACGACAACGAGGTCCAGCTATTGGTGTCGACGACCGTGGTCGAGGTCGGTGTCGATGTGCCCAATGCGACGCTGATGATCGTGATGGACGCCGACCGGTTTGGCCTGTCGCAGCTGCACCAGCTGCGCGGGCGGGTGGGCCGGGGCGAGCACGCGTCGTATTGCGTGCTCATCGCCGATCCGAAGTCGGAGGTCGGTCAGGAACGGATGAAGGTCATGACCGATACGGACGACGGCTTCGAAGTGGCCCGGCGGGACCTGGAGCTGCGCGGTCCCGGGGATTTTTTCGGCACCAAGCAAAGCGGGGTGCCGGATTTCCGCATCGCGGACATGGTCAGCGATTATGCGGTGCTGGAGGCGGCGCGGGACGACGCCGCCCGGCTGGTGGCCGACGCGTCCTTCTGGACGTCGCCGGAATACGGGGCGCTACGGGATTATTTGCGGCGGGAGCAGGTTTTCCAGGGCGAGCTGATCGATTAG
- a CDS encoding glycoside hydrolase family 1 protein — protein sequence MLHQHLKPFPENFLWGGSTSAYQFEGAWNEDGKGPSVVDLANHVVGVTDFKVASDHYHRYKEDAALMAEMGFKAYRFSIAWTRIYPEGSGKLNMKGIEFYSSLIDELIKYGIEPIVTMYHFDLPYALEAKGGWSNRETIAAFEQYAKTLFEHFGNRVKYWLTINEQNMLILHPGSIGTLNEQLENPQKELYQQNHHMLVAQAKAMALCHHMLPDAKIGPAPNIGAIYPASSSPEDVLAADNYAAIRNWLYLDMAVFGTYNHIAWSYLLEKGYEPVIADGDMEILKQGRPDFIAFNYYTSQTVGESKNDGNDFSHTGDQHEIVGEPGAYRGSVNPHLQKTEFGWEIDPVGFRTTLRQIYSRYRLPLIVTENGLGAFDKLEDNDVVQDPYRIDFFRKHIEQIQLAITDGVDVFGFCPWSAIDLVSTHQGSSKRYGFIYVDRDEFDLKELRRIRKQSFYWYQQLIQSNGEIR from the coding sequence ATGCTGCACCAACATCTGAAACCATTTCCCGAAAACTTCCTGTGGGGAGGCTCCACCTCGGCTTATCAATTCGAGGGGGCGTGGAACGAAGACGGAAAAGGCCCGTCCGTCGTGGACCTGGCGAATCATGTCGTAGGAGTTACGGATTTTAAAGTAGCGAGCGATCATTATCATAGATACAAAGAAGACGCAGCTTTAATGGCCGAAATGGGCTTTAAAGCGTACCGGTTCTCCATCGCTTGGACGCGGATTTACCCGGAAGGCTCGGGAAAGCTGAATATGAAGGGGATCGAATTCTACAGTTCCCTGATCGATGAACTGATCAAGTATGGGATCGAGCCGATTGTGACCATGTATCATTTCGATTTGCCTTATGCGCTGGAAGCTAAGGGCGGCTGGTCCAACCGCGAAACGATCGCCGCGTTCGAACAATACGCCAAAACTTTGTTCGAGCATTTCGGAAACCGGGTAAAATATTGGCTGACCATCAATGAACAAAACATGCTGATCCTTCATCCCGGTTCGATCGGAACGCTGAATGAACAACTGGAAAATCCGCAGAAGGAGCTGTACCAGCAAAATCATCATATGCTGGTGGCCCAAGCCAAAGCGATGGCATTGTGCCATCACATGCTGCCTGACGCCAAGATTGGTCCAGCGCCCAATATCGGGGCCATTTACCCGGCCAGCTCAAGTCCGGAAGATGTACTGGCGGCCGACAATTATGCGGCAATCCGCAATTGGCTTTATCTGGACATGGCGGTGTTCGGAACCTATAATCATATCGCCTGGAGTTACTTGCTCGAAAAAGGATATGAACCGGTGATTGCAGACGGCGATATGGAGATTTTAAAACAGGGCCGCCCGGATTTTATCGCCTTTAATTACTATACCTCGCAAACGGTCGGCGAAAGCAAAAATGACGGAAACGACTTTTCGCATACGGGCGACCAGCATGAAATCGTCGGCGAGCCGGGAGCTTACAGAGGTTCGGTCAATCCTCATTTGCAGAAGACGGAATTCGGCTGGGAGATCGATCCCGTAGGTTTTAGAACCACGCTCCGGCAAATCTATTCCCGTTACCGTCTGCCGTTGATTGTCACGGAAAATGGCTTGGGCGCCTTCGACAAACTGGAGGACAACGATGTGGTTCAAGACCCCTATCGCATCGATTTTTTCAGAAAGCATATCGAGCAAATTCAATTGGCCATTACCGACGGCGTAGACGTTTTCGGTTTCTGTCCTTGGTCGGCGATCGATCTCGTAAGCACTCATCAGGGATCGAGCAAACGTTACGGATTTATTTATGTGGATCGCGACGAGTTCGATCTCAAAGAACTGCGCAGAATCCGAAAGCAAAGCTTTTACTGGTATCAGCAACTGATTCAAAGTAATGGGGAAATTCGTTGA
- a CDS encoding beta-glucoside-specific PTS transporter subunit IIABC, which translates to MDNKKLADDIVRLVGGEENINDLVHCATRLRFSLKDSKKAERETLEKHEGVITVVESGGQFQVVVGSHVANVYAEIAKSTSFLNKAAENSASGQKVSAVSKVFEVISGSFSPLIPAMAGSGMLKALLTVLTMAGWMSDTSDTYMILSAAGNAVFYFLPIFLGVTLGIKLKTNPYVAGTIGAALMEPSFTGLMDKGTDGSFLGIPVVLMNYSSSVFPIFIAISIYAVLDRFLKKIILKDLQVFLVPMLSLMIMVPLSAIAFGPLGTSVGDWIAAGVTWLINVSGILSGMVLGGGMTFMVVLGLHWGFTPITLQNINNGGDPIEAMAAAAVFAQIGVALGIFLKAKKDKALRSISGSSAVTGLLAGVTEPIVYGLILRYKRVIPIVIIAGAIGGAVNGHFGVKYTAYVFHNIFSIPVEKPSGIFVISMILSMGIGLLLTLIFGYESKGKAKTAEAESVVQAESGPQTVQPEKHAESAAISIKKEQVHSPLTGKVVPLSAVDDEAFSSGAMGKGLAVLPSEGIVVAPMDGVVTSLFPTGHALGLTSAAGTDILIHIGINTVSLKGKYFKPAVKEGDAVKQGDVLIEFDLEQIQAAGYQTVTPVIVTLTEREVEIFETDQEKIEKNDVLLTLI; encoded by the coding sequence ATGGACAACAAGAAGTTGGCCGACGACATTGTTCGTCTGGTCGGCGGCGAGGAAAACATTAACGATCTCGTCCATTGCGCGACAAGACTTCGCTTTAGTTTAAAGGATTCCAAAAAAGCCGAAAGGGAAACTTTGGAAAAGCATGAAGGTGTGATCACCGTCGTGGAAAGCGGCGGTCAGTTCCAGGTCGTTGTCGGCAGCCATGTCGCTAATGTGTACGCCGAAATCGCCAAAAGCACCAGCTTTCTAAATAAAGCCGCGGAGAATTCGGCAAGCGGCCAGAAGGTATCGGCTGTGTCCAAAGTTTTTGAAGTGATCTCGGGCAGCTTCTCGCCGCTTATTCCGGCAATGGCCGGCTCCGGGATGCTGAAGGCGCTTCTTACGGTGTTAACCATGGCCGGCTGGATGTCCGACACCAGCGATACTTACATGATCCTGTCCGCCGCCGGGAATGCCGTGTTCTACTTTTTGCCTATATTCCTCGGCGTTACGCTCGGAATCAAGCTCAAAACCAATCCGTACGTTGCCGGAACCATCGGAGCAGCGCTGATGGAGCCCAGCTTTACGGGCTTGATGGACAAAGGAACCGACGGTTCTTTCCTGGGAATTCCGGTTGTCCTGATGAATTATTCGTCCAGCGTGTTCCCGATTTTTATCGCCATCAGCATATATGCCGTTTTGGACCGGTTCCTGAAAAAGATCATTCTTAAGGACCTGCAGGTTTTCCTGGTGCCAATGCTGTCGCTCATGATCATGGTGCCGTTGTCGGCCATCGCTTTTGGCCCCTTGGGGACAAGCGTCGGGGATTGGATCGCCGCGGGAGTCACTTGGCTGATTAACGTTAGCGGCATACTCTCGGGCATGGTGCTTGGCGGAGGTATGACCTTTATGGTCGTGCTCGGCTTGCATTGGGGCTTTACGCCGATCACGCTGCAAAACATCAACAACGGCGGCGATCCGATCGAGGCCATGGCCGCCGCGGCCGTGTTCGCCCAGATCGGGGTTGCGCTCGGCATTTTCCTTAAGGCCAAAAAGGATAAAGCGCTAAGATCCATATCCGGCTCTTCCGCCGTCACGGGCCTGCTGGCCGGGGTAACCGAGCCGATCGTATACGGGCTTATCCTCCGCTACAAGAGAGTCATTCCCATCGTCATTATTGCCGGCGCGATCGGCGGAGCGGTTAACGGCCACTTTGGCGTTAAATATACGGCTTATGTATTCCATAACATCTTTTCCATTCCGGTCGAGAAGCCATCAGGCATCTTTGTCATATCGATGATCCTGTCCATGGGCATCGGCTTGCTGCTGACCTTGATCTTTGGGTATGAGAGCAAAGGCAAGGCGAAGACGGCGGAAGCTGAGTCCGTAGTGCAAGCGGAATCCGGACCGCAAACGGTTCAGCCGGAAAAGCATGCCGAATCCGCTGCCATAAGCATTAAGAAAGAGCAGGTTCACAGCCCGCTGACCGGCAAAGTCGTTCCGCTTAGCGCGGTTGACGATGAGGCTTTCTCTTCCGGAGCGATGGGCAAAGGCTTGGCTGTCCTGCCCAGCGAGGGGATCGTAGTCGCGCCGATGGATGGAGTGGTTACCTCCCTGTTCCCGACCGGTCATGCGCTCGGGTTGACCTCGGCCGCAGGGACGGACATCCTGATCCACATCGGCATAAATACGGTGTCTCTCAAAGGGAAGTACTTTAAACCCGCGGTTAAAGAGGGGGACGCGGTGAAGCAAGGGGACGTTCTGATTGAATTTGATCTGGAGCAGATTCAGGCGGCCGGATACCAGACCGTAACGCCGGTGATCGTCACCCTGACGGAACGAGAGGTTGAAATTTTCGAGACCGACCAGGAGAAGATTGAGAAAAACGATGTGTTGTTGACCCTGATTTAA
- the licT gene encoding BglG family transcription antiterminator LicT, with protein sequence MIIRQIFNNNVIRAEDQVGHEFVVIGNGLGFKKKPGQTVDEEKIEKTFILKPDKVPQKLIDLIGETSADYFSLADDIVSCAKAEMGNIFNDNIYITLIDHIHFAVSRYKNAMNLKNALFWQIKKFYPKEFSIGLNALQLIKKHFDIEMDEDEASFIAMHFVNARQDGQGMQRTAEITKVMSEIVDIVARFYNLELDEKSFNYSRFITHIQYFAQRMLSGEQERSAAGDNFLYEQIKIKYPKAFECMNLINRYLEQNYENAMSIDEKVYLTIHIQRVTSRSEV encoded by the coding sequence ATGATTATCCGCCAAATCTTTAACAACAACGTGATTCGGGCTGAGGACCAGGTCGGTCATGAGTTTGTGGTGATCGGCAACGGTCTGGGCTTTAAGAAAAAGCCGGGGCAAACAGTGGATGAGGAAAAGATCGAAAAAACGTTTATTCTCAAACCGGATAAAGTTCCGCAAAAGTTAATCGATCTGATCGGTGAAACATCGGCGGACTATTTCTCTCTGGCCGACGATATCGTAAGCTGCGCCAAGGCGGAGATGGGAAATATATTCAACGATAATATTTACATCACGCTGATCGACCATATTCATTTTGCGGTATCCCGATATAAAAACGCCATGAATCTGAAAAACGCACTGTTTTGGCAGATCAAAAAGTTTTACCCTAAGGAATTTTCGATCGGCTTGAATGCGCTTCAGTTGATCAAAAAGCATTTTGATATCGAGATGGACGAGGACGAGGCCAGCTTTATCGCCATGCATTTCGTGAATGCCAGACAAGACGGTCAGGGCATGCAGCGGACGGCCGAGATTACGAAGGTGATGAGCGAAATCGTCGACATCGTCGCCCGGTTCTATAATTTGGAGCTGGATGAAAAATCGTTTAATTACTCCCGTTTTATTACCCATATTCAATACTTTGCGCAAAGAATGCTGAGCGGCGAGCAGGAGCGTTCCGCGGCGGGAGACAATTTTCTCTACGAGCAAATTAAGATAAAGTATCCCAAGGCATTCGAATGCATGAATTTAATCAACCGCTATCTGGAACAAAATTATGAAAACGCGATGTCGATTGATGAAAAAGTGTATTTGACGATTCATATTCAGCGGGTAACCTCCCGCAGCGAGGTTTAA
- the murQ gene encoding N-acetylmuramic acid 6-phosphate etherase has translation MLENLTTETRNERTMRLDEMSVIELLTVMNEEDAKVAGAVKEAIPQIAKAVAAITDALRRGGRLIYMGAGTSGRIGLLDAVECPPTFGTSPDQVVGLIAGGSNAFIKAVEGAEDRAELGRADLENLNLTANDAVVGLAASGRTPYVLGGLEYAKAAGAATIGISCNKNAALSEKADIAIEIENGPEVLTGSTRLKAGTSQKLVCNMLSTASMIGLGKVYGNLMVDVQPTNEKLAERAKRIVMEATSCDAQTAEDALREAGRKPKPAILMILTGCTYAEALEKLEQSRGFIGKAVKKASKPE, from the coding sequence ATGCTGGAAAATCTGACAACCGAGACAAGAAACGAACGCACGATGCGCCTGGATGAAATGAGCGTGATCGAGCTGCTGACGGTGATGAACGAAGAGGATGCGAAGGTGGCCGGGGCGGTTAAGGAAGCGATTCCGCAGATCGCGAAGGCGGTCGCGGCCATTACGGATGCGCTGCGGCGCGGGGGCCGACTGATCTATATGGGCGCCGGAACGAGCGGGCGGATCGGGCTGCTTGACGCGGTGGAATGCCCGCCCACGTTCGGCACTTCCCCGGATCAGGTAGTCGGGCTTATCGCCGGCGGAAGCAACGCTTTTATCAAAGCGGTGGAGGGGGCTGAAGACCGGGCCGAGCTAGGGCGCGCCGATTTAGAGAACCTTAACCTCACCGCAAATGACGCGGTCGTCGGATTGGCCGCCAGCGGCCGGACGCCTTATGTGCTCGGCGGGCTGGAATACGCGAAAGCGGCCGGCGCCGCGACGATCGGCATCAGCTGCAACAAGAACGCGGCGCTCAGCGAAAAAGCCGATATCGCCATCGAGATTGAGAACGGTCCCGAAGTGTTGACCGGGTCGACGCGGCTAAAGGCGGGAACGTCGCAGAAGCTGGTTTGCAATATGCTGTCGACGGCTTCGATGATCGGTTTGGGCAAGGTTTACGGCAATTTGATGGTCGACGTGCAGCCGACCAACGAAAAGCTGGCCGAGCGGGCCAAACGGATCGTGATGGAGGCGACTTCCTGCGATGCGCAAACCGCCGAGGACGCCTTGCGCGAAGCCGGACGGAAGCCCAAGCCGGCCATCCTGATGATCCTGACGGGATGCACGTACGCGGAAGCGCTGGAAAAATTGGAGCAGAGCCGGGGGTTTATCGGCAAGGCCGTGAAAAAAGCTTCTAAACCAGAATAA